GAAGAAACCATCCTGAGAGCGGCTTTTGATTTTGAGCAAGCCACCCAGTGGCATACCAAGAAGGCAGCATTATGAGATTCCAACCGGTTATCGGACTTGAGGTCCATGTACAACTGAAGACAGACAGCAAGATCTTCTGCGGCTGCTCCACCCGCTTTGGCGCTGAGCCCAACCTGAACACCTGCCCGGTCTGCCTGGCTCTGCCCGGCGCCCTGCCGGTATTGAACCAGAAGGTGGTGGAGTTTGCCATCATGGCCGGTCTGGCCACCAACTGCAGCATCAGCCCCACCAACATCTTTGCCCGCAAGAACTACTTCTATCCTGACCTGCCTAAAGGGTACCAGATCAGCCAGTTTGACCTGCCGATCTGCCTGGCCGGTCACCTGGATATTGCAGTGGGTGATCAGACCAAACGAATCGGTATTACGAGAATCCATATGGAAGAGGATGCCGGCAAGCTGGTCCACGGCCAGGGCGGCGGTTCCGGAGTGGACCTGAACCGGGCCGGCACACCACTTCTGGAGGTGGTCTCCGAGCCGGATATGCGTACCGCCGATGAGGCGGTGGCCTACCTGAAAAAGCTGTACCAGATCGTGACCTACCTGGGGATCTGCGATGGCAACATGGAGGAGGGTTCCTTCCGCTGTGACGCCAACGTCTCGGTCATGCCGGTCGGTTCCGGCACCTTCGGCACCCGGGCCGAGATCAAGAACGTCAACTCCTTCAAGTTCGTCAAGGCGGCCATTGAATACGAGATCGCCCGCCAGTGCGAATTGATTGAAGATGGCGGCAAAGTTGTGCAGGAGACCCGCCTGTTTGATCCCAACAAAGGGGTCACCCGCTCCATGCGGGGCAAGGAAGAGGCCCACGACTACCGCTATTTCCCGGACCCTGATCTGGTGCCGGTGGTGATCTCTGACGACTGGATCAAGCGTGTTAAAAACGAGCTGCCGGAACTGCCTGAGGTCAAATTCAACCGCTTCCTGACTGAATACAGCCTGCCGGAGTATGATGCCGATGTCCTGACATCATCACGCCCCCTGGCCGACTACTTTGAACAGTGCGCCCAGACCTGCAATAATGCCAAGGCTGCCGCCAACTGGGTGATGGGTGAACTGACCCGTTCCCTGAATGACAATGGAATTGCCATTGAAGACAGCCCGGTCTCCCCTGCCCAACTGGCTGGTTTGATCAAGCTGATTGATGGCGGCACCATTTCCGGTACTATTGCCAAAAAGGTCTTTGAAGATCTCTGGAAGAACGGCGGCGAAGCAGCTGCCATTGTGGAGCAACAGGGACTGGCCCAGGTCTCCGACACCGGAGCCATTGAGACCGCCATTGACCAGATCATGGCCGCCAACATGGGACAGGTCGAGGAATACCGGGGCGGCAAAGACAAGGTCTTCGGCTTCTTTGTCGGCCAGGTCATGAAGGCGATGAAGGGCAAGGCCAACCCGGCCGTGGTCAACGACCTGCTGAAGCAGAAACTGGCGGGATAACCCGCCCGGAGCACGCCATGCCGCAGACCGTCATGATTGTCGATGATGCCTTGTTCATCCGCACAGTGTTACGCACCATGCTGGAAGAATGTGGCTGTCAGATCCTGGCCGAGGCGGCCAGCGGCCTTGAGGCGTTGCGCTGTCTGCACGCGGTCACGCCGGACCTGATCTTTCTTGACATCATCCTGCCTGATGCCAACGGCATCGATATCCTGGATGACATCCATCGCAGACTGCCGGACACAGCAGTCATCATCTGCTCGTCCATCAGCCAGGAACAGACCATTCACAAGGCGCTGCAGCATGGTGCTGCTGCCTACCTGCACAAGCCGTTTACCCAGGAAGCTGTCGCCGCCGTACTCAAGCAGCTGGAAGACGGCTAGTCATGGATATTTCCCGTTACCGTGACCTGTTTGTCAGTGAGGCACGGGAGCATCTGACTGCCCTCGGTTCTTTAAGCGTGCGCTGTGAAAAGGGGGAAACCGGCTCCAGCATCATTAACGAACTGTTCCGCCATGCCCACTCTCTGAAGGGGATGGCGGCAACCATGCAGCTCGATCCCATCGCCATCCTTGCCCATGCGCTGGAAGATCTGCTGGACAAGGTTCGCTCCGGCTCCCTGACCATCACCCGCAGTGCAGCAGACCTGATGCTGGCCGCCATCGACACTCTGGAGCAGTTGGTGACACGTGTGGCTGACGGGGAGGGATTGCCTGACACGGAAGCCCTTGCCAACCGGATCCGCAGCTATACTCCGGCTGCAACGGATGGTGAGCCGGCTGTTGTGCGGAGCGCCGTCGTCCCCTCTGCACTGGCAGCAGCAGATGCTCCTCGCTTCCGCAGCAGTAGCGACACCTCCACAACCCGGATCAAAACTTCGCTGCTGGACCGCCTGGTCACCATCTCAGGAGAACTGCTCACCGTACGCCACAGCCTTGAAAACCGGGCGACCTGCAATGATACCGCCGGGATGGCTCAACCGCTCAAGGAACTGTCGTCGCTGCTGCGTCAGCTGCAAAACGAGGTATTTCAGGCCAGGATGCAGCCGTTCGGAGCGATTGCCGAGCGCTACCCCCGTATGGTACGGGATCTGGCACGCAAGAGCGGCAAAGAGATCAGCTTCAGCATGTCAGGTGACAGCATTGAACTGGACCGCGGGGTGCTGGAACAGATGATTGAGCCGCTGATGCACCTGCTGAGAAATGCCGTTGACCACGGGTTGGAGCCCCCGGCGGAACGGATAACCGCCGGTAAAGCGGCAACCGGCAATCTGCAGCTGGCTGTCAGCCGCCAGGCTGATCAGATCCTGCTGGAGATCCGTGACGACGGTCGGGGCATGGACCCGGCGCGCATCCGTTCCAAAGCGGTCAGTCAGGGACTTCTCACCAAACCACAGGCGGATGCCCTGACCTTGCAGGAGACCCTGCTGCTGATCTGCACCCCCGGTTTCTCAACTGCATC
Above is a window of Trichlorobacter lovleyi SZ DNA encoding:
- the gatB gene encoding Asp-tRNA(Asn)/Glu-tRNA(Gln) amidotransferase subunit GatB — its product is MRFQPVIGLEVHVQLKTDSKIFCGCSTRFGAEPNLNTCPVCLALPGALPVLNQKVVEFAIMAGLATNCSISPTNIFARKNYFYPDLPKGYQISQFDLPICLAGHLDIAVGDQTKRIGITRIHMEEDAGKLVHGQGGGSGVDLNRAGTPLLEVVSEPDMRTADEAVAYLKKLYQIVTYLGICDGNMEEGSFRCDANVSVMPVGSGTFGTRAEIKNVNSFKFVKAAIEYEIARQCELIEDGGKVVQETRLFDPNKGVTRSMRGKEEAHDYRYFPDPDLVPVVISDDWIKRVKNELPELPEVKFNRFLTEYSLPEYDADVLTSSRPLADYFEQCAQTCNNAKAAANWVMGELTRSLNDNGIAIEDSPVSPAQLAGLIKLIDGGTISGTIAKKVFEDLWKNGGEAAAIVEQQGLAQVSDTGAIETAIDQIMAANMGQVEEYRGGKDKVFGFFVGQVMKAMKGKANPAVVNDLLKQKLAG
- a CDS encoding response regulator, with translation MPQTVMIVDDALFIRTVLRTMLEECGCQILAEAASGLEALRCLHAVTPDLIFLDIILPDANGIDILDDIHRRLPDTAVIICSSISQEQTIHKALQHGAAAYLHKPFTQEAVAAVLKQLEDG
- a CDS encoding chemotaxis protein CheA is translated as MDISRYRDLFVSEAREHLTALGSLSVRCEKGETGSSIINELFRHAHSLKGMAATMQLDPIAILAHALEDLLDKVRSGSLTITRSAADLMLAAIDTLEQLVTRVADGEGLPDTEALANRIRSYTPAATDGEPAVVRSAVVPSALAAADAPRFRSSSDTSTTRIKTSLLDRLVTISGELLTVRHSLENRATCNDTAGMAQPLKELSSLLRQLQNEVFQARMQPFGAIAERYPRMVRDLARKSGKEISFSMSGDSIELDRGVLEQMIEPLMHLLRNAVDHGLEPPAERITAGKAATGNLQLAVSRQADQILLEIRDDGRGMDPARIRSKAVSQGLLTKPQADALTLQETLLLICTPGFSTASGISDISGRGVGMDVVQSAIQTIGGTLTIDSLPGSGTTITLRLPVSVAIIHALMVRCGELQLAVPVSAVTSTCEIRHHEILQRGRELYLLRDGAEIPLRNLPRFFRQKETLPDNGLLPVLLTESNKQPVGLLVDRLLGQQEVFVRPLHHPLADLRGISGSCLLGSGQIVFIVDPNACTGPVIAQ